The Aliidiomarina minuta nucleotide sequence GGATCCGGATCGGCGTCAATGAGTGCCTGATAGGCATTCAGACGGTTACCAGATACTGTACGGCCAGCCAGAGCAGACAGCGGGTCACCGGAGTCCATCATGATCTGTTTTACCTCGGTAATGCTCAGCTGAGGGCTGATTGACCAGATAAGACCGGCCACACCTGCAACATGAGGACTTGCCATAGAAGTACCGGAAGCCGTTGCATAACCTTCATTCAGGTAAGTTGATAGTATCTGAGTGCCTGGAGCACCTAAATCTACGCTTTCTAAGCCGTAAGTTGAAGTGCCCGACATGGCGTCGGTACGCGTAGTATTTGCAACCGCGACAATACCGTCCAGGTCATAAGAAGCCGGATAGCTAGGGATTACGTCGGAGTCGGTGCCGTCATTACCGGATGCTGCGACAAACATAATGCCCGCATCAATACCATCGGAGATAGCCATTTCCAGAGCTTCTGAATAGGCACCGCCACCCCAGGAATTGTTCGAAGCGACTATGTTTACACCATGGTTTAGTTTCAGGTTGGTGAAGTAGTCGACACATTCAATAGCGCCGGCAGTAGAACCGAATCCGTCAGCGTCCAAAAACTGACAGGCGACCATTTGCACATTCCAGTTCACGCCGACAACGCCCAGCTCATTATTGCCAACAGCGCCGATCGTGCCAGCTACGTGCGTACCATGACCATTTCCGTCCATGGGGTCGCCATAACCAGTAATCGCTGAGTAACCGTAACAGTCGTCAATGACCCCTGTACCTGAATCATCAACACCACTGTCGCAGATCTCATTAGGGTTGAGCCACATATTGGCAGCCAGATCCGGGTGTGTGTAGTCAACACCGGTATCAATAACGCCGATAACGATGTCCTGACTGCCGGTTGTGATGTCCCATGCAGGAACTGCACTGATATCAGCGCCTGCCGTTCCGCCCTGCTGACCTGTGTTTTGTAATGCCCACATGTCTCCGAAAGCCGGATCATTAGGAATGCTCAGCGGGTTAAACTCGGTATGCGTATTGTTAATCGAAATAATATAGTTTGGCTCAGCAACCTGAACTAAAGGATGTTGAGACAAACGTTTCATTACCCGATCCCGGTGTTGCGCATTGGCAACCCGAATTTTGTTGATGCGGCCGTTGGCTACATTTCGTAAGGAAAGATCGCGGCCGAGCGCATCAGTTTCACGCATCATACCGCCAACGCCCCGAATGGTTTCAAGACGTTCTTCCTTTGATATCTGGTCTTTAAAGACCACGAGCAGGGAGTCGTCCTCAGCCTGCTTGTTCGCTGCCATAGCAGAGCCCGCAAATAGGGCTAATGAAATGCCAACGACTAATGTCTTTTTATTAGTCATTTTGCTTCCTCAAATATTAAGTTTTGGTTGTTGTAGTGCCAGGAAATGTAAAGCACCTAAAAAGAAGTAGCACAAATCTGGGGTTTAAAAATAAAGAAGCAGGTAAAGACTGGGGTTTTCCTCAAATTAGGAAGAAGGTACTAGCCCTTGGTGACTAGCAAATTTTTAACAATCTCTATAACTATTTGTATTTATTGAGGTCTTATGGTTTTGACGTCGATTTTCGAGGCTAAAAAATAGCCCGATAATACGATTGTTAAGTAATTGTCAGCGGTTAGTCTTAGTCACGTATTTTCGAATCAATTCGATAGTAAGGAAGTTAGCACCGTGGCTATTTTTATAAGAACAATAATCGCGCTCACGTTCTCGTTATTTATGACAGCGACACACGCAAGTGATTCGTTGCCATTGCATTTGGCGAGTCTGCTTGAGCGTAACTCCATGGGGAGTATGACTGGTATCAGTGGTAATGCTGCCGAACTTCATCAGCTTGGTGATTATAACCATGCAATGGTGGAGCAATGGGGCGAACAAAATTACTTATATCTGATGCAAGACGGATTCGGGAATCAGTTCAATCTTCTCCAACAGGGGTTTGGTAATCAGGCTCATTTAGAACAGGTAGGAAATTATAACTCCGCGGATGTTATCCAGTCGGGTAACAGCAATGCTGTGTTTCTGCAGCAACACGGACAGGATAATTTTATATCGGTTCAACAATTGGGCAATCAATCTCAAGTTTCTATAACGCAGTATTAATACAATCAGGGAGACTTTTATGTCTATCTTAAAAACCAAAAAAAATACCTTAGCAATTGCAGTAGCGCTAGCATTTTCTGGCAGTGCCTTTGCAGATAACCAGTCAGCAACCGTTGAACAGGTTGGTGATGAAAACGAAGCCTATGTTGAGCAAGGTGGTATAGATCATGCCGCTACCGCTTTACAGTATGGCGATAGTAATGATGTCATTATTCTACAATCAGGAACGGGTCCTTTTTCAGGCAACGCTGCAGATTCTTTGCAGGATGGTCATGATAACAGTGCTGAAATCACTCAGGACGGTGACTGGCACATCGCTGAGTCTGAACAGGTTGGTGACGGTAACGTGACTACAATTACTCAGATGGATGACTGGCAGGAAGGTTTTGCTTACGTCTACGGTGACGACAACTTTGCGGCGCTGGATCAGTATGGCTTTTACAATATAGGCACTATCGAGATTGATGGTGATGGCAATGCCGCTTCTATTTATCAGGACGGTACTCAAAACTTTGCCGAAATTCTGTTATTTGGTGACGATAACGTGTCGGATGTTGTGCAGGAAGGTGATTTCAACGAAGCCAGCGCAGCGGCTTTCGGTAACGATAATGAGTTTTATCAGTCGCAGCAAGGTAGTGATAACTGGAGCCTGTTTGAAATAGAAGGTGACGGTAATACATTCCTGGGCGATACCACCGGCGACTTGAACGAGACAGGTGTACTATTTGGTGTAGGTAATGACAACTACGCTGACTTCTATCAGGTCGGTAACTCGAATGTCGCTGGCATCATAGGTCTGGATGGCGACAGCAATACTGTATTTACCATGCAGGACGGTGACGGCAACGTATTCATCGCTTATGACGTTGAAGGCAATGATAACTTTGTTGACGTGCTGCAGCGCGGAAATGACAACCTGTTCTTGTTAGACCCTCTGCAAGGCGATCAGAATGTAATTCTGGCTGACCAGCGTGGCGACCGTAACTTAATTGACGGTCCTTCAGGCATGGTAGGTAATGAAAATGAGGTTGATGTCTACCAGCGCGGCGACGATAACCTGGCTGTTTTTGAAACCGAAGGTGACCGTCACAATGTTTCGGTACAGCAAATTGGTGACTGGAACGAAGCGGTAGGTGCTTCATACGGCTATAACAACGATGTTGAAGTAAGCAGCCGTGGCGATTACAACTGGAATGCAGTAGCTGTTGATGGTGAGTATAACGACGTTGAAGCCTCTCAGTTTGGTGACGAGAATACCTCACTGGTTGAGTTTACTGGCGACGACAACACTATCCGTGCAAATCAGGATGGCGACAGTAATGAACTTTACGTTTCTTCAGGTGCAAGCGTTGCCAGCAACAATACAATTGATGCTGATCAGCAAGGCGATATTAACTTAATCGACCTTATGGTCACTGGTAACCAGAACCTGGTTAGCTTGCTACAGGATGGTACGAACAACAGTATCGAAGCTGAAGTTGGTGGTAACGGTGGTTCAGTTGACATCTTCCAGCAAGGCGATTATAACAGCGTAATGGGTCAACAAATGAGTAACAATAGTATGATGAGTGTTACCCAGGTTGGCTACGGTAACTCCGCTACTGTAATCCAAAACTAAGTTAGGACAGGCGGCTTCGGCCGCCTTTTTTTTATGTTGAAAAAGTTAGCACTGATAATTCTATTTTTAGTAAGCCCTTCTTCTTATGCCACTGACATTGAGTTAGGTGGCATTGTTATTGACCGGACTATTACAAGATTTGGCAAAGACTTCTTTTTTTATTACACAGGGTATTGGCGGGATATTCCCGCAACAGATGGCATTACCGTTGTTATTCATGAACAAGTATTTCCTCAGGCAGGAACCCGGCTATGGGTCGAAATGGAACGCGAAGTAATTTATGAAACCTATTTTGGTCGCCGACAGAATGATGTGCGAAAGACCGCAGAGCGAGCAATTATACTGAGCGTCAATAAGGTCGCTGAAATACAGGCGGAAGCCATGTTGGGTTCGCCCGTTAATAATAAACTATAAAAGGCAGCGCAATGAAAAAAACAATGATTACCGCAGGTTTGTTATTTCTATCGAGTCAGGCGGCAGCCACACAGCTAGTATACGAACCTGTTAACCCCAGTTTTGGGGGTAACGCAATGAATGGCAGTTACCTATTGCAGAAAGCACAAAGTCAGAATGACCATTCCCCGGCGGCCAGTCAACGCTCTTTCGTGCAGCGCTTTCAGGAGCAGCTGGAGCGCAATATTATCAACAGCCTGACACGACGCATTGCTGATGGCGATCTTGTGGAAGGTACTTATGATACAGGTGAATATACGGTAGAGGTTATGGGTCAGGGCGATGGTAGTGTACTGGTGCATATTATCAATAATGAAACTGGTGAAGTTACTATCATTACTATGCCTGGCTTCGGGGGTTAATATGAAGTATATCGCATTGATCACCCTGACTACGGTGATGTTGTCAGGCTGTTCGCTTTTCCCGAAGCCTGAGAATTATAATATTGAACCGGCTGAAATTGATCAGCGCAGTCCTGTTATGCAATATCTGCATGAATCCCCGGGTCCTTCAACGCCTATACCGGTTACGGTTTATGCTTTTCGCGATCAGACTGGACAATATAAGCCGCAGGCCAATGTTTCCAGCTTTTCTACCGCGGTAAC carries:
- a CDS encoding S8 family serine peptidase, producing the protein MTNKKTLVVGISLALFAGSAMAANKQAEDDSLLVVFKDQISKEERLETIRGVGGMMRETDALGRDLSLRNVANGRINKIRVANAQHRDRVMKRLSQHPLVQVAEPNYIISINNTHTEFNPLSIPNDPAFGDMWALQNTGQQGGTAGADISAVPAWDITTGSQDIVIGVIDTGVDYTHPDLAANMWLNPNEICDSGVDDSGTGVIDDCYGYSAITGYGDPMDGNGHGTHVAGTIGAVGNNELGVVGVNWNVQMVACQFLDADGFGSTAGAIECVDYFTNLKLNHGVNIVASNNSWGGGAYSEALEMAISDGIDAGIMFVAASGNDGTDSDVIPSYPASYDLDGIVAVANTTRTDAMSGTSTYGLESVDLGAPGTQILSTYLNEGYATASGTSMASPHVAGVAGLIWSISPQLSITEVKQIMMDSGDPLSALAGRTVSGNRLNAYQALIDADPDPGFRLSLSPMAQEIEAGSYAEYSLEVGSLADWSGEVELTASVSPELDVELSSTTAEPGDEVTVTVYTEANTAWGEYSVVISGTDAETGELTGEAQGALHVFPQGIVDIPFENNTPIDIPDADPEGISSIISVSDEGTVFGTEVSVNITHTWIGDLIVTLTSPEGTEHVLHDRAGGSADDLIETWNVGTFNGESMTGDWTLHVSDNAAFDTGTLNSWGLVLSVATEDDGVPGPPAADFSYSVDGMTVNFTDESEADSDIMSYEWDFGDGASSTNQNPQHTYAEEGTYSVTLTVTDEEELSDSVTKSVTIALSDIDVSVLSGVKLRTGSAIVQLRWSGAEGAVDIYRDGEFVETVSGMERYRDRFETDQDDVHYEVCPEGSQAGCGSATYQF
- a CDS encoding curlin subunit CsgB gives rise to the protein MAIFIRTIIALTFSLFMTATHASDSLPLHLASLLERNSMGSMTGISGNAAELHQLGDYNHAMVEQWGEQNYLYLMQDGFGNQFNLLQQGFGNQAHLEQVGNYNSADVIQSGNSNAVFLQQHGQDNFISVQQLGNQSQVSITQY
- a CDS encoding curli production assembly/transport protein CsgE, producing the protein MLKKLALIILFLVSPSSYATDIELGGIVIDRTITRFGKDFFFYYTGYWRDIPATDGITVVIHEQVFPQAGTRLWVEMEREVIYETYFGRRQNDVRKTAERAIILSVNKVAEIQAEAMLGSPVNNKL
- a CDS encoding curli assembly protein CsgF, with product MKKTMITAGLLFLSSQAAATQLVYEPVNPSFGGNAMNGSYLLQKAQSQNDHSPAASQRSFVQRFQEQLERNIINSLTRRIADGDLVEGTYDTGEYTVEVMGQGDGSVLVHIINNETGEVTIITMPGFGG